The region AGGGGAGCGCACAGTTGGGCAAAAGCCCGCCGTGAAGACTATGCAGCAAAAGGGTGTAGCGGGGGAGCAGGGGTTAGGGTTCAACGAGACAAAGATGTCCACCGCCCGAACCCCCTGCAGTCAGGGTCCACTGGCTGTACTGGCTTGCAACTCTGTCTGGCATTGGGCAAACGCCGCCAGTCGCGTCTCCCAACGACGTCCGCGAATGTTTCGGGGAATTTACGGCCCGCATTTGAGCTCTACTGAAGTCAACACCTGCTGGAGGGGAGCGTTTTCAGGGTGACCAGCAAACGGAACGATCAATCGACATAGCGGCGCCGGCGGACGGTTATCGAGTGTCTCGCCTTGCGACCTTTAACTTCGAGCCCAAACACCACGAATCCCTGAACACGCAAATGCGACTCCAGCGACGACAACATCCCATTCAAGCAACACGGTGAGCTCGTCCTGAACAGGCGCAGCCATGGCCGGGAATACAAACCGGTACTCGTCTTACACGACAGCCTCTGTTGGGTCAGGATCAGATGGCAAGAATGGCgagaaggcggagaagaaggatctCTGGAGCTCCATGCTGGACGGGGTAGCCAGCGCAAAGCGACTGCcagaaaagaatattattttactagGAGGTACTGTCGACTCCCAGCGAGAGTTCTTCGaatccctctccaacaacgaGCTACGCCGAACCCTTGATCGAAACGCATCTCGAATGCCCCCAGTCGCAAACAGCTTTGCACTGGGGTATACCTACTACGACGTTCTTGATGCCGACCAGGAAGACACCTTGGCTCGCATATCTCTGTACACTCTTACAAACCCCTCGCCGAGCTTCGCGTCTCTTCTCAAGCCGCTTCTGACGCCTCAGACGATACCCAATACCCTGATTGTAATATTACTGGATTGGTCTCAGCCGTGGAAATGGATGCGCCAGTTGCGGGAGTGGATTTTGTTACTCAGGACTGTTCTGATCTCGTTAAGCCATGAGTGTATGGCAGCAATGGAGGAAGTGATGTTGTCGTGGCGCGACCGCGGTAGGGGTGGCGGGACCAACCTCGACGGCACAACGGCCTTGCCAGTCGcggatgatggtgttgcttTACCCCCAGGTCCTGGCGAGTGGGAGGACGCACTGGGTATCCCACTATGCGTTGTCGCTCAAAATGTAACATCCCATGGAATTGCCTCCTTTTTCGCAGTAGCTAACCTCAGCCTCGGTAGGCCGAAAAAATGGAATACCTTGAAAAAACACAAAgttggaaggaggaggagtttgatgtTGTGTTACAGTTCATGCGGACAGTATTGCTTAGGCGTATGCTGCCCCTATTTTCCAGAGAAAACAATCGTCACAATGCTAATGTGGTTCCACAGATGGCGCTTCTCTGATTtacaccaccccctcttTACCCTCGCAACTCCCAAGCTTGATTCATTCAAGCCTTGGCATCCACTCACTTCTGAAGAAGCAACCACTAAAGCACAATGTCATCGACAGGGACAAGATTGTAGTCCCCCCCAACTGGGACTCGTGGGGTAAGATCCGTGTACTACGAGAAGGTTTCGACGTGGAACGTGTCAGCAATGCCTGGACCGCCGACCTCGATCAGCCATTCCCACATCCTCAATCAAACGGCAACACGTCAAATGGCGAGCCCAATGGCGAAAGCGGTGAAGCTGTTCACGAccaggaagaagaggacgacgaAGAACCCCAGGGCTCGACAGTCAGGCTATACGAGCTGTCGGTGCAGGATCCCACAATGGACGCCCTCCAGCTGGCGGGGCGCGACACTCACTCGACCGAGCTTGAAGTAAAGAGCGAGGACACCCAAGCCTTCCTCGGCAAACAGCTCAAGCAGCTCGAGACCTTCAAGAAACAGCACGACGAGACCTTTGGTCAAGACTTTGGCAGCTCCAGAAATAAACCCTtcaagaagattgaggaggatgagggggcgCTGGACCCGTATACTCGGCCGACAGAAGCCAAAGTGTTGGAGCATATTGGCCCGGTGCAGTTCAACATGGGCGGTATCCAAGTAGACGCGGATGACATGGTTCAGAGGCTCAAGGTGAGCACCCCGGTGAAAATTTTGAACTCTAATCATACCACAGGAGACTAACATTTGTGTCCAGGACCGTCAAGCATACGGCACCTCCGAGCCAGGCAGCCCAACAGATGAGGTGGGCGCCGAAGCAAACGCCCAAATGGATACCGAAAACCTGCAGGCCTTCTTCCAAGGCCTGATGAACAGGAAGAGCGGCACAGGCAAATGATCCTTTTGCCGATTTGCCAGCTACATACAGTATTAATAACATTCGCATTCCTAcatgacaacaacaaacactCAAGGGGTCAgcctcttttttcttcactTCTTTTCCCATTCATTGTGTGTCGTTGTTAGAAATGGTCGTGTACATGTCTATCTAGCTCCGGTTaagagagggagggaaggggggggggcgttAATATGGATTATGTCACCCCTTGTTTTGGAACAAGAAGATTTAGATACCCCCTGTTTTCGATATGGACAGAATATCTCTGTCGAGATATATTCGTGACTGATGTTTTGAGCCAGAAGCATTGGCCGTCTGTCTGCTCCAAGCATTGCGGTCCCCGTGGTCATGAATGGGTTTTTATCTTCACCAAAAAGATGCGCTTCATGGTAGTTCATCGAGTGTATCTGACGGAGATGGGGGCCTCCCACACAGAGGAGTAGAGGAGAACGCTGTCTTATTTGGTGTCAGGGTCTCAACATATCTCTAATAGGTCCTGAATGATGGGTGATGGTTCTTTCACAGGTGCTTGAGCATTGTATGGCGATAGCCGAGAGGCCTTGGAGCTATCATTTGCCGCACAGTGTTGGGATCATGTCTGCACATGTAGAGAGAATGCTTCATGTTGGCCCTCTGAtgctccaacctcacctgcGTAAACCTGCAAAGCCAGGCACATGCTTTATGTCATGAGATTAGGGCCTCTTCAGCAGTTCTCGGCATAAGAATCTCTGTTTCGACACCTGACCACAGCATGAAAAAGCGAAACACTCAAAACAGCCATTGTGAGTTAGGGAGAAAACACTAAATTCAGCATCTACACGTACCACTTAATTCAACACCCATGCTACTACTAAACAGCTGCCAACTATAAATACATGACCGCTTTGATACAAGAGTCCCGACACACTCAAAAGCTACCTTCCCATGCGTTTCATTCGCCCACTGCCCAAGCGTGCCAGTGCCCGATTCATATATCCCTAATCAGGTCCTGGACCGTCGATATATAACCATGTCTGCTTCTTACGACTTCAACTTGGCAGGCATCGCCAGGTATGACTATTTAGCCTCGACAAGAACCCTTGCGCGACCTCTCGCTCTCAAGCGTAGCTCAGCCAGCTGTGACTGAGCAAGGTCTTGATTCTCTATCCGGACCTCTTCCACTCCCAGTTTCGCTGTTATGACATTTGCCAGGAGGCTCTGGTGTATCCAGTGATGCTCCATGAGCTCGGGGTCGAAAGCCTTGATCGTTTCTAACGCAATCTGCTTATAGCGCTGCTCCGCAAAGATGGAGCCCAGTCTGTAGAGGTTGGAGGCCGAGACGGCGTTGACCGAGGGGATCAGAATGTCCATGGCACTCTTCAAGCGtgggatgttgctgctgatggtCTGCAGCTCAGTTGAATAGAAACCGCCAGAGCCAGCGGCGCGTCGGCTTGGGGTACCGTTCACTGCCGATGGCGAGTCATAAAATAGCCGGTTTTGTGCCTCTGGTCCGGTGCGTTAGCAACCAGCTCTCCACTGTCGTCATTTTGAAACATTAGGGGATCGACTCACCTTGAAGATCCTGGGCCCAATTTAGCCACCGCTTACTGAGTGTTGCTTCGTACAGATCCAAAAGACCCTCAATCAAAAAGGCATAATCATCAGCAAAGGCAAGCGTCTCGCTCGGCCCATTGTTCCAATAGCGGTGCAGTACTTTGTGCTGCCCACCGTTTGGGCCTTCGGTGTTGATATCATTTAACCACAAACTGTCAAAGATAAACTGGGCTGCCTTTTCAGCGCGTTTGATATACTCCGCGCTTTTGGAATGGCCAAcagcctccgccgccgcttGTGACCGGGATAGTGCTGAGATGACCATGCCGTTGACTCCAGCAATGATTTTCGTATCTCTGGGTGGTCGTACGCGTTCCTTGTCCCTATGAGCAAGCAACTTCTTCTTTGAAGATGCAATGATCCGATGTATCTCCTCAACCGGAAGACCATGTTGAGTCGAGAGCTCATGAACACCGTTACCGGCGGAAAGAATGTTTTGGTTAAGAAACTCATCGGAGGGATCCCGCTCTTGGGGTACATTGCCATCCTCTTGTACATTCCAATATGCGGCAGCGATATTGCTGGCTTCTGGTCCCAGAACCTCGTCAAACTCCCTATGAGTCCAAAGGTAAAATGTCCCGTTTGTCATGTGCTGCTCGCCCTTGCGATAGTATGAGTACGCCGCCTCGCTTGAAATAAAGCCCCCATTTTCTTGCTGAATTGCGGGACTGATCAGGTAGTCGGCCAGACCCAACACAACATCGGCGAACTCGTCTTGGTTGGTTAGTTGCGTTCCTTTTCTGTTTCCAAGCCAGGCGTCAAGATAAACCCCCAACAGTAGGGCGTTATCgcccaccatcttctcaaaATGGGGCATGTTCCAGTCGCTGGTGGAACTCATCCGCATGAACCCTTCACCGATGTGGTCTCTTAAACCACTGTTCTTCATCTTGCTCAACGTCTGAAGCGCCATCTTTGTCGCCCTCTCAACAtcctcgtctcctccaaTGACATCGCGTACTGTATCAGGACATTCTCTGAGCCGGAGCAAGAAGGACAGCCGCGCCGGGTTAGGAAACTTTGGCTCCCCAGGCTGGCCAAAACCGCCATGCACAGGATCGAAAAGTTTTGCTATACGGCTTACAGCAAGCTCAACGTGGTCCAGGTCCACCTCAATATCCGAATCGGACGTTGCTGTGGCGTTGGGAGCGCGAGCAAGTGGCAAAGCGCCTTCCTGAACAAACTTTTCTAGACCTTCGAGCTCCTTCGCAGCCTCCTCCCGGCACTTTTGCTCCTTCTCGACCCACAGTCGATGATTACTTTGCAAAATGGTGAGCAGGTCGCAtgcctccccatcctccccaacagTACCAGGCGCAGGTAAATAGGCATTCGCGAAGAAGGGCTCGAGATCGGGAGTGAAAAATAGGTGTAACGGCCAGCCACTGATGCTGTTGACAGCAACGCTGTAGTTTTGGTATATTGCATCGAGGTCTGGTCGCTCCTCCCGGTCCACGATGATCGGGACAAAGTGCTcgttgaggaaggcggcAACTGTGGGGTTGTGAAATATGTCCCGGGTTGTTATGTGGCAAACTTGGAGTGGTATACGGTCAGCTTTTGTTGTTATTGAAAGCAACAGCGGAGAACAGCTTACGGTGATCAGCCAGAAATCCAATATGCATGTAGATGGGTTTATTTTCGGCCTTGGCTCGGGCCAGAGTTTCCTCGCTCATAGGTTGCCAAGCTACAGGTGTGTCGGCATGAAGGGAAACATATGGGCTCTTGCTTTCTGAGGCGCGGTTCCGTACAGGTGGGAGTTCATCGGAGCCCAGCGACTGGTTTCCTAACGCTGGCGGGGCGGCTCCGTCTGCCGCcgattgctgctgctggagctgtgCGCTCATCATCTTGAAGAGACTGACAAAATTCCTCCCGATGACACTGTTCAAATGACCTTCTCAAGTCTCAAGGCGGGCGGGTGGTTATAAGTAAGTTGGGACCAGATCGATGACCAGCTGCTTGGTGAACTAAGGCCGGCTTGATTCGTTGCGGGGTAGGTCGATAGCTGTGACTCAAGATCTTGCAGTCGGGTTATGGGTCCAGATCGGAAATCAATATTCACGAGAAAGTTTGATGAAGCAAGTTACTATAGGCTGGCTTCGAAGTCTGGAAACATAGATGATGATAAGCCAGGTCGTCAGAGAAGCCTTCTTGGGGAAGGTTGGGTTGCTGGACACGGAAGCTGTCCTGTGGAGTGGCCCTCAAACCGATGCGCCGGGGAGCTTCCGGCCGGCTAACACGAGCAGGGATATGACGGGATGCGGCTTGCCCGTTGCCGAGCCCCACCTGACGGGAGGAAGATCAACGGCATATTGAGACTGTCGGGGTTATCATCCTGAACATTTTGTGCTACAAATCTGTAGTGTTCAAGTCAACAATAGGGTTGTCATCCTCAGTATATCTGGAGGACGTGTGATATCCATCTTGACTACCACTCCACCGTCCCACATCTAAGCGTTACCGTCGACCCAAAAAGAAGACCCTCGGCATCAGCTGTCGTCATGATTCCACAAGCCCATACTTGACAGGAAACCAACATCCTGATTCAAAATATAAACATCTCATATAACATTCGGTATCTGTATACGTATGATACATGAAGTACCCAAAAGCATGATAACACCGCCATCCATGAACCCTATAAATAGCATCATCCGTGTGAAGCCATTGAGGAGGCACCAGCCGCGATGAAGGTAACAAGGCCAAATCCCGTATCAAGAATTGAATAAACTTCCCCGAGCAGTAAGCACCAACAAAGACAACAAACTATTCCCACATGAAGGAAGACAATGTAAACTCCTAAAATCAGAAAAATCAACCGCAAAGCTACAACCGAGGAATACTCTTCCTCGGCAGACGAAGCAAATGGAAAAACATGCGCCCCATATTCCAAGTCATCAAGGACTAATTTTCACACTCCTCATTCCCTTCCTTGTGCTGCCCATTGTCGTGTCGTAAGTCTCGTAGCTCATCGCTGGTTTTTGGCCAGAGGTTGACATCGCTGTGATGACGGAACGTGATTTCGCAAGGGATCTAGAAATGAAGCCGAATAGTACGGCGGACCGGTTGCCAAGGCTTTTCTCTAGCTCGAGCTGGGTTGACAGGTAACCGTGCGACCCATCCTCCCTTCTCAGCCAACATAGATACCAAGTTCACCAGGATCGAGCGGTAACAGTGGAATAAGTGCAATGTGTACAACAAAAGACGGTTGTATACACAGAAAGAAGCGAAAAGATAAACGGCCCGGGCCGTCCCGAGTATTCTACATAGTTACGTCGTCTTCGTTAACGATCAGTTGTGCCTACACTTAGGCTGCGATGGAGATGGGCTGG is a window of Podospora pseudopauciseta strain CBS 411.78 chromosome 1, whole genome shotgun sequence DNA encoding:
- a CDS encoding hypothetical protein (COG:N; EggNog:ENOG503NZ2G), which codes for MAGNTNRYSSYTTASVGSGSDGKNGEKAEKKDLWSSMLDGVASAKRLPEKNIILLGGTVDSQREFFESLSNNELRRTLDRNASRMPPVANSFALGYTYYDVLDADQEDTLARISLYTLTNPSPSFASLLKPLLTPQTIPNTLIVILLDWSQPWKWMRQLREWILLLRTVLISLSHECMAAMEEVMLSWRDRGRGGGTNLDGTTALPVADDGVALPPGPGEWEDALGIPLCVVAQNAEKMEYLEKTQSWKEEEFDVVLQFMRTVLLRHGASLIYTTPSLPSQLPSLIHSSLGIHSLLKKQPLKHNVIDRDKIVVPPNWDSWGKIRVLREGFDVERVSNAWTADLDQPFPHPQSNGNTSNGEPNGESGEAVHDQEEEDDEEPQGSTVRLYELSVQDPTMDALQLAGRDTHSTELEVKSEDTQAFLGKQLKQLETFKKQHDETFGQDFGSSRNKPFKKIEEDEGALDPYTRPTEAKVLEHIGPVQFNMGGIQVDADDMVQRLKDRQAYGTSEPGSPTDEVGAEANAQMDTENLQAFFQGLMNRKSGTGK
- a CDS encoding hypothetical protein (COG:O; EggNog:ENOG503NVKC), which codes for MMSAQLQQQQSAADGAAPPALGNQSLGSDELPPVRNRASESKSPYVSLHADTPVAWQPMSEETLARAKAENKPIYMHIGFLADHLCHITTRDIFHNPTVAAFLNEHFVPIIVDREERPDLDAIYQNYSVAVNSISGWPLHLFFTPDLEPFFANAYLPAPGTVGEDGEACDLLTILQSNHRLWVEKEQKCREEAAKELEGLEKFVQEGALPLARAPNATATSDSDIEVDLDHVELAVSRIAKLFDPVHGGFGQPGEPKFPNPARLSFLLRLRECPDTVRDVIGGDEDVERATKMALQTLSKMKNSGLRDHIGEGFMRMSSTSDWNMPHFEKMVGDNALLLGVYLDAWLGNRKGTQLTNQDEFADVVLGLADYLISPAIQQENGGFISSEAAYSYYRKGEQHMTNGTFYLWTHREFDEVLGPEASNIAAAYWNVQEDGNVPQERDPSDEFLNQNILSAGNGVHELSTQHGLPVEEIHRIIASSKKKLLAHRDKERVRPPRDTKIIAGVNGMVISALSRSQAAAEAVGHSKSAEYIKRAEKAAQFIFDSLWLNDINTEGPNGGQHKVLHRYWNNGPSETLAFADDYAFLIEGLLDLYEATLSKRWLNWAQDLQEAQNRLFYDSPSAVNGTPSRRAAGSGGFYSTELQTISSNIPRLKSAMDILIPSVNAVSASNLYRLGSIFAEQRYKQIALETIKAFDPELMEHHWIHQSLLANVITAKLGVEEVRIENQDLAQSQLAELRLRARGRARVLVEAK